The Pseudomonas cavernicola DNA segment GAGAGGATACCGTCGCGCCGATAAATTTCCTGGAAGTCGGTCAAGGTCGGCAAATACTTTTGGTACGCATAGCCGCGCATCCAGGCCAGTCGAAAATTCCCGAGCGTCGCCAAGTCGACCTCTGGACTGTCGGCGCGGCTGAGGGCGCTGATCTGATCGGCATCATAGGGCCTGTGCGGATAGAACACGCCCTCCTGAACCTCGTTCAGGTAAGAGCCGAGCCAGGCATCCGCCTCACCGCGCTGCACCAAACCAATCGAACGGGTATAGGGCACGCTGCGAATCTGCAGCTTGACCCCTGCGGGCTCGAACACCGCGCGCAGGATGTCCCAGGCTAGCCCCTGACCATCGGCCTGGGTGTGGCCATTCCAGACCTCGCTGGCCAGGCGAATTTCAGGGGGTAAAGCCGGCTCAGCCTGAACCGCAAACAGCCCTTGGGCGCAGAACAGTAGAGCCAACCAGAAGCCACGCATAAACCGCTCCCTCAGGCTAGCCCCGAACCCAGAGCCAGCCCCAAACCGCAAATTGCATCGTCAGCCAGGCGAAAACTCCGGCCAGCACGTCATCCAGCATGATGCCCACGCCGCCATGCACATGCCGATCGATCCAGTGAATCGGCCAGGGTTTGATAATGTCGAAAAAGCGGAACACCAGAAAACCTAGCAGTAGCCACTGCCAGCCTTCTGGCACCAGCCAGAGGGTGATCCACATGCCGACCATTTCATCCCAGACAATGCCCTCGTGGTCATGCACCCCGAGGTCTTGTGCGACCCTGCCGCACAGCCAGAAGCCGAACAGCATGGTTACCCCGAGCATCAACCAATAGCCCCAGTCCGGCAGCAACTGCCACAGTGGGATAAATGGCAGCGCCACCAGTGAACCCCAGGTGCCCGGCGCTTTCGGCAAGGTGCCGGAGCCGAAGCCAAAAGCGAGGAAATGCCAGGGATTGCGCCAGACCGAAGGCGGCGCCTTGCTGATGGAATCAGTCACCGCCACTCCCAAAATGTTGATAGCCCCGCGCCGGCGGGGTGATGGCCTGGCCTGCCCTGTCCACTAGCTGCACCCCCTGCCCCTCTTCGACCCGGCCAATCACCTGGATCGGCCAACCGTCTGCCTGCAATGCCGACAGGTGTTCCGCCGGCAAGGTGAAGGCCAGTACGTAGTCATCGCCGCCACTGAGCGCACACTGCCAAGCCGCGGCCTCATCGAGCAACGCCCGCACGGCCGAGGACAACGGCAACTTATCCCGTTCGACCCGCAACGCGACGCCGGAGGCCGTGGCGATATGCCCGCAGTCCGCCAACAGGCCGTCGGAAACATCCAGCGCAGCCGAGGCCTTACCGCGCAAAGCCAGCCCCAAGCTCAGCTGCGGCTCGGGCGACCAATAGCGCGCCAGCAGCGGCGCTGCGATCTCCGGCGCCTCCTGCTGCTGACCGAGCACCAGCGGCAAAGCCGCCGCGCCATCCCCCAGCGGCCCGCCGACACAGAGCAGCTCACCCGGCTGAGCGCCTTTGCGCGTCAGCGCCTGACCGGCCGGCACCCGGCCGAACACGGTCAGGGTCAAACTCAGCGGGCCACGGGTCGTATCGCCACCCAGCAGCGTCAGGCCACAGCCTTGCGCCATACGGTTGAGGCCGCGAGCAAAACCTTCCAGCCAAACGGGTTCGGCGTGCGGCAAGGTCAAGGCCAGGGTGAAACCGATAGGCGTGGCACCCATCGCCGCCAGATCACTGGCCGCTACCGCCAACGCGCGCTGGCCCAATAGGAAAGGATCACAAGGATCGGGGAAGTGCACCCCGGCAACCAGGGTGTCGGTGGAAATCGCCAGCTGTTCGCCCGCCGGCACGGCCAACAGGGCACAGTCATCGCCAATGCCCTGCACCACGCCTTCGCCAACCTGCGCACAGGGCGCAGCAGCGAAGTAGTGACGGATCAGCTCGAATTCACCCACGTGGCTGGCTGAACACGGGTTAGCGCTTGTTGCTGCGGACTTCAGCTTCGCGCAGGCGCGGCGCCAACTTGTCCAGCACACCATTGACGAACTTGTGTCCGTCGGTAGCGCCAAAGACTTTCGCCAACTCGATGCCTTCGTTGATCACCACGCGGTACGGTACATCCACGCGTTTGAGCATCTCGAAGGTCGACAGGCGCAGAATCGCCAGTTCAACCGGGTCGAGCTCTTCCAGCGGACGATCCAGGCAAGGCGCGAAGGCCTCGTCGATCTCGGTCTTATGCGCCGGTACGCCGTGCAGGATTTCCCGGAAGTACGCACCATCCACCGCGGTGAAATCGTTGTCGACGCGAAACTGCGCTTCGATTTCGTTGATCGCCTGACCGGCTAGCTGCCACTGATACAAGGCTTGCATGGCCAAGCTGCGGGCCTGACGGCGTGCCGCAATCTTACCGGTCGGGGCGTTAGGACCTTTCTCGGCCGGCGGGTTGAAGGTGTCGTCTTCGTCGTTAATCACTTGGCCTCCAACTGCGCCAGCAGGCTGACCATTTCCAGGGCGGAGAGTGCAGCTTCGGCGCCTTTGTTGCCCGCTTTGGTGCCGGAACGCTCGATAGCCTGCTCGATGGAGTCGACGGTCAATACGCCGAATGCCACCGGCACACCGAACTCCATGGACACTTGGGCCAGCCCCTTGGTGCATTCACCGGCAACGTATTCAAAGTGCGGCGTGCCGCCACGAATGACCGCGCCCAAGGCAATGATCGCGTCGTATTCGCTGCGCTGAGCGATTTTCTGGGCGACCAATGGAATCTCGAAGGCACCCGGCGCGCGGATGATGGTGATGTCGCTTTCGCTCACGCCGTGACGAACCAGCGCATCAACGGCGCCGCTCACCAGGCTTTCAACCACGAAGCTGTTGAAGCGGCCGACCACCAGGGCATAGCGGCCTTTGGGGGCGATGAAAGTACCTTCGATGGTCTTCAGGGTCATGGGGCGTTCTCGTCGTGAAAGAGCAAATCTATATTGAAAAACCCTGGGCGCGAATCCGCATCCCATCGGGCTGTTAACAGGCTGTGTGAAAACGTGCGAGCGAAGGTCAGGCAAGGCAAAAACAGGCGAGGAAGCGGAGTTGACTGCAGTCAATGAGCATTCCGAGCCTGTTTTTAACGCAGCATCACCGATGCGCAGTAGTTTTCACGCGGCCTTTATTCAGAGGGCAGATATTCTACTACCTCCAGGTCGAAACCGGATATCGCGTTGAACTTCATTGGCGAGCTCATCAGGCGCATCTTGCGCACGCCGAGGTCACGCAGAATCTGCGAGCCGGCACCGACCGTGCTGTAAGTGGTCGGATTGGTAATCTTCGACTCGCTACCCAACTGGCGCTCCAGGTGCGCCAACAAGTCCGGGCCGGTCAGCGGATTGCCCAACAACAGCACCACACCGCTACCAGCCTCCGCCACCTTGGCCATGGCCGCACGCAGGCTCCAACGGCCCGGCTGTTTGACCATGAACAGGTCGCGCAGCGGCTCCATGTTGTGCACGCGCACCAGGGTCGGCTCATCCGGGCAGATCTTGCCTAGGGTCAGCGCCATGTGCACATCGTTTTCCACCGAGTCACGGTAAGTGACCAGGTTGAAGTGGCCTAGCTCGCTGTCCAGCGGCTGCTCGGCGATGCGCTCGACCGTGCGCTCGTGGATCAGACGGTAGTGAATCAGGTCGGCGATGGTGCCGATCTTGATCCCGTGCTCGGCGGCAAACGCCTCGAGCTCGGTACGCCGGGACATGGTGCCGTCGTCGTTCATGATTTCGCAGATCACCCCGGATGGCTCGAAACCGCCCATCCGCGCCAGATCACAGGCCGCCTCGGTATGCCCAGCACGCGCCAGCACGCCACCGGGCTGGGCCATCAACGGGAAGATATGCCCGGGGCTGACGATGTCTTCCGCTTTCGCGCCGGGTGCCGCCGCGGCCTGCACGGTTCGCGCCCGGTCGGCGGCCGAGATGCCGGTGGTGACCCCTTCCGCCGCCTCGATCGAGACGGTGAACTTGGTGCCGAAACCGGAGCCATTGCGCGGTGCCATCAGCGGCAGCTTGAGCAACTCGCAGCGCTCGCGACTCATCGGCATGCAAATCAGACCACGAGCATGCTTGGCCATGAAGTTGATGTGCTCGGCCCGTACGCACTCGGAGGCGATGATCAGGTCGCCTTCATTCTCGCGATCCTCGTCATCCATGAGGATGACCATCTTGCCCTGACGGATGTCTTCAAGCAGTTCTTCAATACTATTGAGAGCCATGGGGCGTCCCTTCAATTCAATGTTTGAGGTAGCCGTTTTCGGCCAGAAAGCTTTCAGTCAGGCCCGAGGCCTTGGGTTCGGCAGCCTTGTCGCCAAGCAACAAGCGCTCCAGATAACGTGCCAGCAAATCCACTTCGAGGTTGACCTGCCTTCCTGCCCGGTAGTCGGCCATGATGGTTTCACCCAGGGTGTGCGGCACGATGGTCAGCTCGAACTCGGCGCCATTCACGGCGTTCACCGTCAGGCTGGTGCCGTCGACAGTGATCGAGCCCTTGAGGGCGATGTATTTGGCCAGTTCACGCGGTGCACGGATACGAAACTGCACCGCGCGGGCGTTGTCCTCGCGGGACACCACCTCACCGACACCATCGACATGACCACTGACCAGATGACCGCCCAAGCGGCTGCTCGGGGTCAAGGCCTTCTCCAGGTTGACCTTGCTGCCAGCCTTGAGGTCGATGAACGCGCTGCAGGCCAGGGTTTCGCGACTGACGTCGGCCCAAAAGCCATCACCTGGCAACTCCACTGCGGTCAGGCACACACCGTTTACTGCGATGCTGTCACCCAGCTTGACGTCGCTCAGATCCAGCTTGCCGGTCTCGACATAGACGCGCACATCGCCGCCTTTCGGGCTGAACGCGCGGATGGTGCCGAGGGCTTCGATTATGCCGGTGAACATGGGACCTCCCGAACCTGCTTCAGGCCATGGCGCGCCAGCGCGGCGCGGGCCGTTTGCACAGAATAAGACATCAATACGAACTCCTGTTTATGAAAAACAGGGCGTGTTGGATCGAAGGGGATTTTGCAAGCGCACAGTACCGGCGCCCAGGCAGGCAATCCCGTTCTCTCTTTATCCGGACTATGACCGTCGGCCCCGGAATCACACCGGGTCTGCTGACCTTGCCGCCCACCTGAATAAGGACTGCGGCAAGCGCTCGCGGGCTATGCGCATTGCGCGCAATTACCGCCGGTGGGGAATCGCACCCCGCCCTGAGAACGCTACAGCCATCTGCATGACTGGGGCGCGTTTTACCACAGTCACCGGCTTAGCGCATCCCTAACGCTGGCTCTCGGGCGTTTTACCTTGCGGCACGGCTATGATCCGCCAGTCGTCGCCCACCGCACGCATCTCGATGATTTTCAACGGTGTCGCCTCGGCCATCCGAGCCAAAGGTAGATCGAGCAAGGGCCGCGCACTCGAGCCGAGAAACTTGGCGGCGACGAATAGCTGATATTCATCCACCAGCCCGGCCTGGGCGAATGCCCCGGCCAGGCGCGGACCGGCTTCCACCAGCACTTCATTGACCCCGCGCGCAGCCAACTCGGTGAGCAGCTTGCGCAGATCGACATGCCCATTGCTGCCCGGCATGGCCAGTAACTCGTGGCCCTGCTCGAGGAAACGATCCCGCGCCTCAGCCGCCGCACAGGTCGCCACCAAGGCGGCGCCGACCTGATAAAACGGTGCCGTCAGCGGCACGCGCAGCCGCCCGTCGACCAGCACCCGCAACGGCGGGCGGGTCATGGCCAGCGCGGTCAATTCCGCATTCAGGCCCAGCTCATCCGGGCGCACGGTCAAGCGCGCCGCATCGGTTAATACGGTATCGGCACCGGTCAGCACCACGCTGGCGCGGGCGCGCAGGCGCTGCACTGCGGCACGCGCTGCGGGGCCGGTAATCCACTGGCTCTCACCGCTGGCCATGGCGGTGCGCCCGTCCAGGCTCATCGCCAGCTTCACCCGCACGAATGGCAGGCCATGCTCCATCCGCTTGATAAAGCCGGCATTCAGCGCCCGCGCTTCGCTTTCCAGCACGCCGCTCTGCACCGCGATGCCAGCCTGCATCAGCCGCTGCAGGCCACGCCCAGAGACCTCCGGATTGGGATCCTGCATGGCCGCCACCACCCGCGCGATACCGGCATCCACCAGTGCATCCGCACAGGGTGGCGTACGCCCGTGATGGCTGCAGGGTTCCAGGGTGACATAGGCGGTGGCACCACGGGCTCTGGCACCCGCCTGGCGCAAGGCATGCACTTCCGCATGCGGCTCGCCGGCGCGGGCATGCCAGCCCTCGCCGACAATCTGCCCGTCGAGCACGATCACGCAGCCGACCCGCGGGTTCGGATGGGTGGAATACAGGCCTTTGCGGGCCAGTTCGAGGGCACGGGCCATGAATTTAGGGTCGAGAGCACCCGGATCGGAATTCGGCATACTCAGTCTTGCGCCGGCTCGCGGGACAGCCGGTCGATCTCCTCACGGAACTCGTTGAGATCCTGAAAGCGCCGGTACACCGAGGCGAAGCGGATATAGGCGACTTCATCGAGCTTTTGCAACTCGCCCATCACCAACTCACCGAGCACCCGCGACTTGATCTCGCGCTCGCCGGTAGCACGCAGCTTGTGCTTGATATGGGCGATCGCCGCTTCCAGACGTTCGATACTGACCGGGC contains these protein-coding regions:
- a CDS encoding substrate-binding periplasmic protein; translated protein: MRGFWLALLFCAQGLFAVQAEPALPPEIRLASEVWNGHTQADGQGLAWDILRAVFEPAGVKLQIRSVPYTRSIGLVQRGEADAWLGSYLNEVQEGVFYPHRPYDADQISALSRADSPEVDLATLGNFRLAWMRGYAYQKYLPTLTDFQEIYRRDGILSMLAMGHMDFYIDARTEVDDVLGGAADKSAYRVTDLTRLPLYLGFADTPNGHALAGLFDRRMAQLVKNGSLRRVFARWQQPYPF
- a CDS encoding phosphatidylglycerophosphatase A, translated to MTDSISKAPPSVWRNPWHFLAFGFGSGTLPKAPGTWGSLVALPFIPLWQLLPDWGYWLMLGVTMLFGFWLCGRVAQDLGVHDHEGIVWDEMVGMWITLWLVPEGWQWLLLGFLVFRFFDIIKPWPIHWIDRHVHGGVGIMLDDVLAGVFAWLTMQFAVWGWLWVRG
- the thiL gene encoding thiamine-phosphate kinase gives rise to the protein MGEFELIRHYFAAAPCAQVGEGVVQGIGDDCALLAVPAGEQLAISTDTLVAGVHFPDPCDPFLLGQRALAVAASDLAAMGATPIGFTLALTLPHAEPVWLEGFARGLNRMAQGCGLTLLGGDTTRGPLSLTLTVFGRVPAGQALTRKGAQPGELLCVGGPLGDGAAALPLVLGQQQEAPEIAAPLLARYWSPEPQLSLGLALRGKASAALDVSDGLLADCGHIATASGVALRVERDKLPLSSAVRALLDEAAAWQCALSGGDDYVLAFTLPAEHLSALQADGWPIQVIGRVEEGQGVQLVDRAGQAITPPARGYQHFGSGGD
- the nusB gene encoding transcription antitermination factor NusB; this translates as MINDEDDTFNPPAEKGPNAPTGKIAARRQARSLAMQALYQWQLAGQAINEIEAQFRVDNDFTAVDGAYFREILHGVPAHKTEIDEAFAPCLDRPLEELDPVELAILRLSTFEMLKRVDVPYRVVINEGIELAKVFGATDGHKFVNGVLDKLAPRLREAEVRSNKR
- the ribE gene encoding 6,7-dimethyl-8-ribityllumazine synthase — translated: MTLKTIEGTFIAPKGRYALVVGRFNSFVVESLVSGAVDALVRHGVSESDITIIRAPGAFEIPLVAQKIAQRSEYDAIIALGAVIRGGTPHFEYVAGECTKGLAQVSMEFGVPVAFGVLTVDSIEQAIERSGTKAGNKGAEAALSALEMVSLLAQLEAK
- the ribBA gene encoding bifunctional 3,4-dihydroxy-2-butanone-4-phosphate synthase/GTP cyclohydrolase II, yielding MALNSIEELLEDIRQGKMVILMDDEDRENEGDLIIASECVRAEHINFMAKHARGLICMPMSRERCELLKLPLMAPRNGSGFGTKFTVSIEAAEGVTTGISAADRARTVQAAAAPGAKAEDIVSPGHIFPLMAQPGGVLARAGHTEAACDLARMGGFEPSGVICEIMNDDGTMSRRTELEAFAAEHGIKIGTIADLIHYRLIHERTVERIAEQPLDSELGHFNLVTYRDSVENDVHMALTLGKICPDEPTLVRVHNMEPLRDLFMVKQPGRWSLRAAMAKVAEAGSGVVLLLGNPLTGPDLLAHLERQLGSESKITNPTTYSTVGAGSQILRDLGVRKMRLMSSPMKFNAISGFDLEVVEYLPSE
- a CDS encoding riboflavin synthase, with the translated sequence MFTGIIEALGTIRAFSPKGGDVRVYVETGKLDLSDVKLGDSIAVNGVCLTAVELPGDGFWADVSRETLACSAFIDLKAGSKVNLEKALTPSSRLGGHLVSGHVDGVGEVVSREDNARAVQFRIRAPRELAKYIALKGSITVDGTSLTVNAVNGAEFELTIVPHTLGETIMADYRAGRQVNLEVDLLARYLERLLLGDKAAEPKASGLTESFLAENGYLKH
- the ribD gene encoding bifunctional diaminohydroxyphosphoribosylaminopyrimidine deaminase/5-amino-6-(5-phosphoribosylamino)uracil reductase RibD produces the protein MPNSDPGALDPKFMARALELARKGLYSTHPNPRVGCVIVLDGQIVGEGWHARAGEPHAEVHALRQAGARARGATAYVTLEPCSHHGRTPPCADALVDAGIARVVAAMQDPNPEVSGRGLQRLMQAGIAVQSGVLESEARALNAGFIKRMEHGLPFVRVKLAMSLDGRTAMASGESQWITGPAARAAVQRLRARASVVLTGADTVLTDAARLTVRPDELGLNAELTALAMTRPPLRVLVDGRLRVPLTAPFYQVGAALVATCAAAEARDRFLEQGHELLAMPGSNGHVDLRKLLTELAARGVNEVLVEAGPRLAGAFAQAGLVDEYQLFVAAKFLGSSARPLLDLPLARMAEATPLKIIEMRAVGDDWRIIAVPQGKTPESQR
- the nrdR gene encoding transcriptional regulator NrdR; the encoded protein is MHCPFCGANDTKVIDSRLVAEGEQVRRRRECLACEERFTTFETAELVMPRLIKQDGSRQPFDEDKLRAGMQRALEKRPVSIERLEAAIAHIKHKLRATGEREIKSRVLGELVMGELQKLDEVAYIRFASVYRRFQDLNEFREEIDRLSREPAQD